In the Pseudothauera hydrothermalis genome, one interval contains:
- a CDS encoding 50S ribosomal protein L25/general stress protein Ctc, translating to MQIEFKASLRAEQGSSASRRLRRAGQVPGIIYGGDAPATPITMDHNEMFHLLSKEAFHASVLTIDLDGAKQTVVLRDSQWHAYKPQVLHIDFQRVDATHKIHLKVPLHFINGENSPAVKLGGGMISHVLNELDVRCLPGDLPEFIEVDLGALEADQSIHASQIKLPKGVELVTHGEGDPVVVTVLKAKGEAAAEDSNAEG from the coding sequence ATGCAAATCGAGTTCAAAGCTAGCCTGCGCGCAGAACAGGGATCGAGTGCGAGCCGCCGCCTGCGTCGCGCGGGTCAGGTCCCCGGCATCATCTATGGCGGCGATGCCCCCGCCACGCCGATTACCATGGATCACAACGAGATGTTCCATCTGCTCAGCAAAGAAGCCTTTCACGCTTCGGTGCTGACCATCGACCTGGACGGCGCCAAGCAGACCGTCGTTCTGCGTGACAGCCAGTGGCACGCTTACAAGCCGCAAGTGCTGCACATCGACTTCCAGCGTGTCGACGCCACCCATAAGATTCATCTCAAAGTGCCGCTGCATTTCATCAACGGCGAAAACAGCCCGGCGGTCAAGCTCGGTGGCGGCATGATCTCGCATGTTCTCAACGAACTGGATGTGCGCTGCCTGCCGGGCGATCTGCCCGAATTCATCGAAGTCGACCTCGGCGCCCTGGAAGCGGATCAGTCCATCCACGCCTCGCAGATCAAACTGCCCAAAGGCGTCGAACTGGTCACGCACGGCGAGGGCGACCCAGTGGTGGTCACTGTCCTCAAAGCCAAGGGCGAAGCAGCAGCCGAAGACAGCAACGCCGAAGGCTGA
- a CDS encoding ribose-phosphate pyrophosphokinase: MAYGSLMVFTGNANPKLAADVVRRLGISLGSATVGRFSDGEVNVELLENVRGKDVFVLQPTCAPTNENLMELLVLVDALKRASAGRITAAIPYFGYARQDRRPRSARVPITAKVVANMLQAVGVQRLLTMDLHADQIQGFFDIPVDNVYAAPVLLADLDKQKHDDLLVVSPDVGGVVRARAFAKRMECDLAIIDKRRPKANVSEVMNIIGEVEGRTCVIMDDIVDTAGTLCKAAGALKENGAKRVLAYCTHAVLSGAAVSRINESELDELVVTDTIPLRDDARASSRIRQVSVASLLADTMLRISNEESVSSLFME, translated from the coding sequence ATGGCATACGGCAGCCTGATGGTGTTTACCGGCAACGCCAACCCCAAACTGGCCGCCGACGTGGTGCGTCGCCTGGGCATCTCGCTCGGTTCGGCCACAGTTGGCCGTTTCTCCGACGGTGAGGTCAACGTCGAATTATTGGAAAACGTCCGCGGCAAGGACGTGTTCGTGCTGCAACCAACCTGTGCGCCGACCAATGAGAACCTGATGGAGTTGCTGGTACTGGTCGATGCGCTCAAGCGCGCATCTGCCGGCCGCATTACCGCTGCCATCCCCTATTTTGGCTACGCCCGTCAGGACCGCCGTCCGCGTTCGGCGCGGGTGCCGATCACCGCTAAAGTGGTGGCCAACATGCTGCAGGCCGTGGGCGTGCAGCGCCTGCTGACCATGGACTTGCACGCGGACCAGATCCAGGGGTTCTTCGATATCCCGGTAGACAACGTCTACGCCGCCCCGGTGCTGCTGGCCGATCTGGACAAACAAAAGCACGACGATCTGCTGGTGGTCTCGCCGGACGTCGGCGGCGTGGTGCGCGCGCGCGCCTTCGCCAAGCGCATGGAGTGCGACCTGGCAATCATCGACAAGCGCCGCCCCAAGGCCAATGTCTCCGAGGTGATGAATATAATCGGCGAAGTCGAAGGCCGCACCTGCGTGATCATGGACGACATCGTCGACACCGCCGGCACGCTTTGCAAAGCCGCCGGCGCGCTCAAGGAAAACGGTGCCAAGCGGGTGCTGGCCTACTGCACCCATGCGGTACTGTCCGGCGCCGCGGTGTCGCGGATCAATGAGTCCGAATTGGACGAACTGGTGGTCACCGACACCATTCCGCTACGCGACGATGCCCGCGCCAGCTCGCGTATCCGCCAAGTCTCAGTAGCCTCGTTGTTGGCCGACACCATGCTGCGCATCAGCAATGAAGAATCGGTGTCTTCGCTATTCATGGAATAA
- the ispE gene encoding 4-(cytidine 5'-diphospho)-2-C-methyl-D-erythritol kinase, with the protein MDVHTLTALPDTLLDCLAPAKLNLFLHVVGRRADGYHLLQTAFRLLDWGDRLSFVRRSDGRIRRLTDVAGVPEDADLTVRAARLLQAVTGCPLGADIAINKRLPMGGGLGGGSSDAATALMALNHLWGTGLDRTQLQALGLKLGADVPFFIYGRDAFAEGVGERFQPLELPDAWYVILFPRVAIPTSEIFSAGELTRDTEPIRIADFAASTTRNDLQPVACKRYPEVAAAIDWLAQYAPARMTGSGACVFAQVDGEVDAKRIVQACPARWRAWSARSLPRHPLGELVG; encoded by the coding sequence ATGGACGTTCATACCTTGACCGCCCTGCCCGACACCCTGCTCGACTGCCTGGCGCCTGCCAAGCTCAACCTGTTCCTGCATGTGGTCGGCCGTCGCGCCGACGGCTACCACCTGCTGCAGACTGCCTTTCGCTTACTCGACTGGGGCGACCGGCTGAGCTTCGTCCGCCGTTCCGACGGGCGCATCCGCCGCCTCACCGACGTGGCCGGCGTACCCGAGGACGCCGACCTCACGGTACGCGCCGCGCGTCTGCTGCAAGCGGTCACGGGTTGCCCCCTGGGCGCAGACATCGCCATCAACAAGCGACTGCCTATGGGCGGCGGGCTGGGCGGTGGCAGCTCCGATGCGGCCACCGCCCTGATGGCCTTGAACCACCTTTGGGGCACCGGCCTTGACCGCACCCAACTGCAGGCCCTGGGGCTGAAACTGGGCGCGGACGTGCCCTTTTTCATCTACGGCCGCGATGCCTTCGCCGAGGGCGTGGGCGAACGTTTCCAGCCGCTCGAGCTGCCCGATGCCTGGTACGTGATCCTTTTTCCGAGGGTCGCCATTCCCACCAGCGAAATTTTCTCTGCGGGGGAGTTGACGCGGGATACCGAACCAATCAGAATTGCGGACTTCGCAGCGAGCACCACCCGGAACGATCTGCAGCCTGTGGCCTGCAAGCGGTACCCGGAAGTGGCTGCAGCAATCGACTGGCTGGCGCAATATGCGCCGGCGAGGATGACCGGGTCCGGCGCCTGCGTGTTCGCGCAGGTCGATGGCGAGGTCGATGCAAAACGCATCGTCCAGGCCTGTCCGGCGCGATGGCGGGCGTGGTCGGCACGCAGCCTCCCGCGGCATCCGCTCGGCGAGCTGGTCGGTTGA
- the lolB gene encoding lipoprotein insertase outer membrane protein LolB, with amino-acid sequence MRTIAMRRPALFALLGAVALLSGCATQTPLPTASAAARSAHAAFVLEGRLSASDGEQAASGRLEWRHDDQQDEWTVFSPLGQVVARLTRTASGAVLHTAHGERYQAASASELLPRALGIDAPVERLSGWVQAAPDAQAQVRQRDAAGRPTLVIDAGWRIEYPAYASDEAHAPPQRIDLSRGNARLRLIIDQWTFIP; translated from the coding sequence ATGCGCACCATCGCCATGCGCCGGCCGGCACTGTTCGCTCTACTGGGCGCGGTAGCGCTGCTGTCCGGCTGTGCCACGCAGACGCCCCTGCCGACGGCGTCGGCCGCCGCACGCAGCGCGCACGCCGCATTCGTCCTGGAAGGCCGACTGTCTGCCTCCGACGGCGAGCAGGCCGCCAGCGGCCGCCTGGAATGGCGGCACGATGACCAGCAAGACGAGTGGACCGTGTTCAGTCCGCTCGGGCAGGTCGTCGCCCGCCTGACGCGCACCGCCAGCGGTGCCGTGTTACACACCGCACACGGCGAACGTTACCAAGCCGCCAGCGCCAGCGAACTGCTGCCCCGCGCGCTCGGCATCGACGCCCCGGTCGAACGCCTGTCCGGCTGGGTGCAAGCCGCCCCCGACGCGCAAGCACAAGTGCGTCAGCGCGATGCCGCCGGCCGTCCGACGCTGGTCATCGACGCCGGCTGGCGCATCGAATACCCCGCCTACGCCTCCGACGAGGCGCACGCGCCGCCACAGCGTATCGATCTGTCCCGCGGCAACGCCCGCCTGCGCCTGATCATCGATCAATGGACGTTCATACCTTGA
- a CDS encoding tetratricopeptide repeat protein, with protein sequence MTVSLPLQFGRIASCLGLSLWLALPLAARAQSSEDADDPPAAHLPAQALTAQTLYQFLLAEIAGARGELELSVQAYLELARRTADPRIARRAAEIALYARNFEAAAEAARLWSLADPDSDDARRLLAGMLAGGSDRLDSVLLHFARLLAETPDQLPHNLMSLNRALARVGDKAAALRMVERLTEPYLSYREAHFARAQAAAIAQDPDEALAAIDGALELDPDWEPAVLLKSQLLQQAGAADNALHLIQDYLQRHPESRNGRLMHARLLVATQQFDAARAQFRALLASAPEDRELINAVALLSAQLGDLDEAERLFEQALAAGHPDADPIRLNLAQIAERRGDIDGALARYRTVEGAEHVIEARVRAAQLLTRHGRLDEARQQLDLAEADEPTRKRLRLAEAQLLRDANQLAAALDVLDKGLQTAPDDPDLLYESAMIAERLDRLEVMEGRLRKLIALVPDHAHAYNALGYSLADRGLRLDEAQSLIERALELLPDDPFILDSMGWVRFRRGDPAGALPHLERAYALRADPEIAAHLGEVLWHLGRQTEAQRIWDEALAAHPNHRALQDTIERLQR encoded by the coding sequence ATGACCGTCTCATTACCTTTGCAATTCGGCCGCATCGCCTCCTGCCTCGGCTTGAGTCTATGGCTGGCGCTGCCGTTGGCCGCACGCGCCCAGTCAAGCGAAGACGCTGACGACCCGCCCGCGGCGCACCTGCCGGCACAAGCGCTCACTGCGCAAACGCTTTACCAGTTTCTACTGGCCGAAATCGCCGGCGCCCGTGGCGAGCTGGAATTGTCGGTGCAAGCCTATCTCGAGCTCGCCCGACGCACCGCCGACCCGCGCATTGCCCGCCGTGCCGCCGAAATTGCGCTCTATGCACGCAACTTCGAGGCTGCCGCCGAAGCTGCCCGTCTGTGGTCATTGGCCGACCCGGATTCGGACGACGCCCGCCGCCTGCTCGCCGGCATGCTCGCCGGCGGCAGCGACCGGCTAGACAGCGTGCTGCTGCATTTTGCCCGCTTACTGGCGGAGACCCCGGACCAACTCCCCCACAACCTGATGAGCCTGAACCGCGCCCTCGCGCGGGTCGGTGACAAGGCCGCCGCGCTGCGCATGGTGGAGCGGCTGACCGAGCCTTACCTCAGCTACCGCGAGGCGCACTTCGCGCGGGCTCAGGCAGCGGCCATTGCCCAGGACCCGGATGAGGCGCTGGCCGCCATCGACGGCGCACTGGAACTGGACCCCGATTGGGAACCGGCCGTCCTGCTCAAAAGCCAGCTTCTGCAGCAAGCCGGTGCAGCAGACAACGCCTTGCACCTGATCCAGGACTATCTGCAGCGCCATCCAGAAAGCCGTAACGGCCGCCTGATGCACGCCCGGCTGTTGGTGGCCACCCAGCAGTTCGACGCAGCGCGTGCGCAGTTCCGCGCGCTACTTGCCAGCGCCCCCGAGGACCGCGAGCTGATCAATGCGGTGGCGCTGCTGTCGGCCCAGCTCGGCGATCTGGACGAAGCCGAACGTCTGTTCGAACAAGCGCTTGCCGCAGGCCATCCGGATGCAGACCCGATCCGGCTCAACCTTGCGCAGATTGCCGAACGACGCGGCGACATCGACGGCGCGCTGGCCCGCTATCGGACGGTCGAGGGCGCAGAACACGTCATCGAGGCGCGAGTGCGCGCCGCGCAGTTGCTCACCCGCCACGGGCGCCTGGACGAAGCGCGTCAACAGCTCGATCTTGCAGAGGCCGACGAACCCACCCGCAAACGTCTGCGCCTGGCCGAAGCGCAGCTGCTACGCGACGCCAACCAACTGGCTGCCGCACTGGATGTACTGGATAAGGGCCTGCAAACCGCGCCGGACGACCCGGATCTGCTGTACGAATCGGCGATGATCGCCGAACGGCTCGACCGCCTGGAGGTCATGGAAGGACGCTTGCGCAAACTGATCGCGCTGGTGCCCGACCATGCCCACGCCTACAACGCCCTGGGCTATTCGCTCGCCGACCGCGGCCTGCGGCTGGACGAAGCACAAAGCCTGATCGAACGCGCACTCGAACTGCTGCCCGATGACCCCTTCATACTCGACAGCATGGGCTGGGTGCGCTTCCGACGCGGCGACCCGGCCGGCGCGCTGCCGCATCTGGAACGCGCCTACGCCCTCCGTGCCGACCCCGAAATCGCCGCCCATCTGGGCGAAGTCTTGTGGCACCTGGGCCGCCAAACCGAAGCGCAGCGCATCTGGGACGAAGCGCTGGCCGCCCATCCCAACCATCGTGCCCTGCAAGACACCATCGAACGCCTGCAACGCTGA
- the mutM gene encoding bifunctional DNA-formamidopyrimidine glycosylase/DNA-(apurinic or apyrimidinic site) lyase — MPELPEVEITCRGIRPYVEARALSALVVRQPRLRLPVPEDLAQCLTGQVLRRVTRRAKYLLLGFDAGKVIVHLGMSGSLRVVDAGQPAGRHDHADLVFGDIALRLRDPRRFGLLAWQPETDAEHPLLAGLGPEPLEDGFDGAYWFRVTRGLRQPIKHALMDARKVVGVGNIYAAESLFRARIHPLEPAGVLGRARCQRLAQAVKATLRDAIAAGGSTLRDFVGGDGQPGYFQQQYFVYGREGEPCRVCGSAIRRVVSAQRSTWFCPRCQRSSGRG; from the coding sequence ATGCCAGAACTGCCCGAAGTCGAAATCACTTGCCGGGGTATCCGTCCGTATGTCGAAGCGCGCGCACTCAGCGCGCTGGTGGTGCGCCAACCGCGGCTGCGTCTGCCCGTGCCGGAGGATTTGGCGCAGTGTCTGACCGGGCAGGTGCTCAGGCGGGTGACGAGGCGGGCCAAGTACCTGTTGCTGGGTTTCGATGCGGGAAAGGTGATCGTTCATCTGGGCATGTCCGGCAGCTTGCGGGTGGTCGATGCCGGTCAGCCGGCGGGTCGGCATGACCATGCGGACCTGGTTTTTGGCGATATCGCGCTGCGCCTGCGCGACCCGCGGCGCTTTGGGTTGCTGGCGTGGCAGCCCGAAACGGATGCGGAGCATCCGCTGCTGGCGGGTCTGGGGCCGGAACCGCTGGAGGACGGTTTTGACGGTGCTTATTGGTTTCGGGTGACGCGCGGCCTGCGTCAGCCCATCAAACATGCGTTGATGGATGCCCGTAAGGTGGTTGGCGTGGGCAACATCTATGCGGCCGAAAGTCTTTTTCGTGCCCGCATCCATCCGCTGGAGCCGGCCGGTGTGCTGGGCCGCGCGCGCTGTCAGCGCTTGGCGCAGGCGGTCAAAGCAACGCTGCGCGATGCGATTGCCGCAGGCGGTAGCACGCTGCGTGATTTTGTCGGCGGAGACGGTCAGCCGGGCTATTTTCAGCAGCAGTATTTCGTCTATGGGCGTGAAGGCGAGCCCTGCCGGGTGTGTGGCAGCGCCATCCGGCGCGTGGTCAGCGCCCAGCGCTCGACCTGGTTTTGCCCACGCTGTCAGCGCTCGAGCGGGCGAGGTTGA
- a CDS encoding dynamin family protein, which produces MTLVDQFSAYGRWRSDVAEAVGRLRAWLSNNDVGDAQGDMRLQYALDRLRDDTLTVAFVAEFSRGKSELINAVFFADYGSRILPSSAGRTTMCPTELKWRAGDRPEIRLLPIATRATQASVSELKRFPETWEVAALPADSAAGLQQALARVSETLRVDQETARSYGFRVDPSGTEGLRPDADGLVEIPSWRHAVIQFPHPLLEQGLVVLDTPGLNAIGAEPELTLSLLPNAHAVLFILAADTGVTQSDLAVWREYVQAGRGRQKGRLVVLNKIDGLWDGLREDRQIDAEIDRQVASVASTLEVDRACVFPVSAQKGLVGRINRDAALLERSRLPELERALAQELLPTKQEIVRDSIYGETEELVAQAGALLQARLAGLREQLQELTDLRGKNQSVIEYMMRKIRAEKEEFEQGLQKYYAVRSVFTNLTNNLLAHLGLDALRNETRRTREAMLESSFSKGLKDAMEGFFARLRDNFKQSNQEIAEITAMLEAMYKRFAVEHGLKLSAPEAFSTLRYERELDRLEQAFNRQLNNTLVLVTTEKHALTQKFFETVAMQARRTFELANRDVEQWLRAVMSPLETQVREYQLQLKRRLESVKRIHQATDTLEDRVEELKQAEAQLLRQLDELAELADGIRCALDLPGDRGRPVVEQAAERAA; this is translated from the coding sequence ATGACCCTGGTCGATCAGTTTTCCGCTTACGGACGTTGGCGGTCGGATGTGGCCGAAGCCGTCGGCCGTCTGCGTGCCTGGCTGTCGAACAACGATGTCGGCGATGCGCAAGGCGACATGCGTTTGCAATACGCGCTCGATCGTCTGCGGGATGACACGCTGACAGTGGCTTTCGTAGCCGAGTTTTCACGCGGCAAGTCCGAGTTGATCAATGCCGTGTTCTTTGCCGACTACGGCAGCCGCATCCTGCCTTCCAGCGCCGGGCGCACCACCATGTGCCCGACCGAACTCAAATGGCGCGCCGGTGATCGCCCCGAGATCCGCCTGTTGCCGATCGCCACCCGGGCCACGCAGGCCAGTGTGAGCGAGCTCAAGCGTTTCCCGGAGACCTGGGAGGTGGCCGCGTTGCCCGCCGATTCCGCTGCCGGGCTGCAGCAGGCGTTGGCGCGGGTGAGTGAGACCCTGCGGGTCGATCAGGAAACCGCACGCAGCTATGGTTTTCGAGTCGATCCAAGCGGCACGGAAGGTTTGAGGCCGGATGCCGATGGCCTGGTGGAGATTCCCAGTTGGCGTCATGCGGTGATCCAGTTCCCCCACCCGCTGCTCGAACAAGGTTTGGTGGTGCTGGATACACCCGGTTTGAACGCCATTGGCGCCGAACCAGAACTGACCTTGTCGCTGTTGCCCAATGCCCATGCGGTGCTGTTCATTCTTGCGGCCGATACCGGGGTCACGCAAAGCGATCTGGCGGTGTGGCGCGAGTACGTCCAGGCCGGGCGCGGACGGCAGAAGGGCCGGTTGGTGGTGCTCAACAAGATCGACGGGCTGTGGGATGGCCTGCGCGAAGACCGGCAGATCGACGCCGAGATCGACCGCCAGGTGGCTTCGGTGGCCAGCACGCTGGAGGTGGATCGCGCCTGCGTATTCCCTGTCTCGGCTCAGAAAGGCTTGGTCGGACGCATCAATCGCGATGCCGCGCTGCTCGAACGCAGCCGGCTGCCCGAGTTGGAACGTGCGTTGGCCCAAGAGCTGTTGCCGACCAAGCAGGAGATCGTGCGCGACAGTATTTATGGCGAGACCGAGGAGTTGGTGGCGCAGGCCGGCGCGCTGCTGCAGGCGCGGTTGGCCGGCTTGCGCGAGCAGTTGCAGGAGCTCACCGATCTGCGCGGCAAAAATCAAAGCGTCATTGAATACATGATGCGCAAGATTCGGGCCGAAAAAGAAGAGTTCGAGCAGGGTTTGCAGAAATACTATGCGGTGCGTTCGGTGTTTACCAACCTCACCAACAACCTGCTGGCGCATCTGGGCCTGGATGCTTTGCGCAACGAAACCCGCCGTACCCGCGAAGCCATGCTGGAATCGTCCTTCTCCAAAGGCTTGAAAGATGCCATGGAGGGTTTCTTTGCCCGCTTGCGCGACAACTTCAAGCAGTCAAACCAGGAAATCGCCGAAATCACCGCGATGCTGGAGGCGATGTACAAGCGTTTTGCGGTGGAGCACGGGCTCAAGCTTTCGGCGCCGGAAGCGTTTTCCACCTTGCGCTACGAGCGCGAACTCGACCGTCTGGAGCAGGCGTTCAACCGTCAGCTCAACAACACCCTGGTGTTGGTGACCACCGAAAAGCACGCGCTCACCCAAAAGTTTTTCGAGACCGTGGCGATGCAGGCGCGGCGTACTTTCGAGTTGGCCAATCGCGACGTGGAGCAATGGCTGCGGGCGGTGATGTCGCCGCTGGAGACGCAGGTGCGCGAATATCAACTCCAGCTCAAGCGTCGTCTGGAAAGCGTCAAGCGCATCCACCAAGCCACCGACACGCTGGAAGACCGGGTCGAGGAACTCAAACAGGCCGAAGCTCAGTTGTTGCGTCAGCTCGATGAGCTGGCCGAGCTGGCCGATGGCATCCGCTGTGCGCTCGATCTGCCGGGCGATCGGGGCCGTCCGGTCGTCGAGCAAGCGGCCGAACGGGCGGCCTGA
- a CDS encoding YfhL family 4Fe-4S dicluster ferredoxin, whose amino-acid sequence MALMITDECINCDVCEPECPNGAISQGDEIYEIDPNKCTECVGHFDEPQCQQVCPVDCIPLDPNHRETREELMEKFVRLTGAK is encoded by the coding sequence ATGGCCTTGATGATCACCGACGAGTGCATCAACTGTGACGTGTGCGAACCCGAGTGCCCCAACGGCGCGATCTCCCAGGGGGACGAAATCTATGAAATCGACCCCAACAAGTGCACTGAGTGCGTGGGACACTTCGACGAGCCACAGTGCCAGCAAGTCTGCCCGGTCGACTGTATCCCGCTCGACCCCAATCACCGGGAAACCCGCGAAGAGCTCATGGAGAAGTTTGTGCGCCTGACCGGCGCCAAATAA
- the coaD gene encoding pantetheine-phosphate adenylyltransferase, whose translation MTRGHEDIVRRAAMLFDQVIVGVAQSAGKSPIFTMEERVEMAREILAPFPNVTVIGFDGLLMNFLRAQDARLILRGLRAVSDFEYEFQMAGMNRKLYPDVETVFLTPADEYMFISATMVREIARLGGDVGKFVQPVVIDRLRRKLNPE comes from the coding sequence ATGACCCGCGGACATGAGGACATTGTGCGCCGGGCCGCGATGCTGTTCGATCAGGTCATCGTCGGCGTTGCCCAAAGCGCGGGCAAATCGCCGATTTTCACCATGGAAGAGCGGGTGGAGATGGCCCGCGAGATTCTGGCGCCGTTTCCCAACGTCACGGTGATCGGTTTCGACGGCTTGCTGATGAATTTTCTCCGCGCGCAAGACGCCCGGCTCATCCTGCGCGGCCTGCGCGCGGTGTCGGACTTTGAGTATGAATTCCAGATGGCGGGGATGAACCGCAAGCTCTACCCGGACGTGGAAACGGTTTTTCTGACCCCGGCCGATGAGTACATGTTCATTTCCGCCACCATGGTGCGCGAAATCGCCAGGTTGGGGGGCGATGTCGGCAAGTTCGTGCAGCCTGTCGTGATCGATCGGCTGCGTCGTAAATTGAACCCTGAGTAA
- the rsmD gene encoding 16S rRNA (guanine(966)-N(2))-methyltransferase RsmD, translated as MSRVRIVGGQWRSRLIEVAPVRGLRPTPDRVRETLFNWLGQKLDGLDCLDLFAGSGILGFEAASRGARGVTLVERDPRAFAALQQTQKTLLAAQVELLCGDAVKFLQSTSRRFDVVFLDPPYHQGWLERIEPLLDRVLQPDGWLYVEAEAPLAGLAGWPTVKQGRAGQVHFHLMRGHPV; from the coding sequence ATGAGCCGGGTACGTATCGTCGGCGGACAATGGCGCTCCCGGCTCATCGAGGTTGCCCCGGTCCGCGGACTGCGCCCCACGCCGGACCGGGTACGCGAAACACTGTTCAACTGGCTGGGGCAGAAACTCGACGGCCTCGACTGCCTCGACTTGTTTGCCGGCAGCGGCATCCTTGGCTTCGAGGCGGCCTCACGCGGCGCGCGCGGGGTGACCCTGGTCGAGCGCGATCCACGCGCCTTCGCAGCCCTGCAGCAGACCCAAAAAACCCTGCTGGCCGCGCAAGTAGAGTTGCTTTGCGGCGATGCGGTAAAATTTCTACAGTCGACGTCACGCAGGTTCGATGTCGTGTTCCTCGACCCGCCATACCATCAAGGCTGGCTCGAACGGATCGAACCCTTGCTCGACCGCGTACTGCAGCCGGACGGCTGGCTCTACGTCGAAGCCGAAGCACCGCTTGCAGGGCTGGCCGGGTGGCCCACCGTCAAACAAGGGCGCGCCGGGCAGGTGCATTTTCATCTGATGCGAGGACATCCAGTTTGA
- a CDS encoding M16 family metallopeptidase, giving the protein MQTLSHSLLRSFAAAMALLAMPSVQAGPKIQHWVADTGARVYFVESRALPMVDIQISFAAGSAYDPADRAGLAALTRSLLEAGTAELDEQTIAERSADIGAQIGGGVDQDRASLTVRTLSSAAERNAAVALAAELLAAPTFPQSVLERERARSIAALREALTQPASLAERSFTAAIFGDHPYGRLSTEASLSSITREDLLRFHRQHYVARGASVAIVGDVSRAEAAVLAERLTKNLPAGEPAAALPAPTQPERRSIRIDHPAAQAHLLLGLPGMARQDPDYFPLLVGNYVLGGGGFVSRLTREVREKRGYAYSVYSYFSPQRVAGPFQIGLQTRGAQAADALAVVEQTLAEFIAAGPTAEELQAARDNLINGFGLRLDSNRKILDHVAMIGFYQLPLDWLDTYPQQVAAVTAEAVRDAFARRVRPEHLVTVIVGGSGDTERTADIGSAQ; this is encoded by the coding sequence ATGCAGACCCTGAGCCATTCCCTACTTCGCAGCTTCGCCGCAGCCATGGCCCTGCTCGCCATGCCCTCGGTCCAGGCCGGCCCGAAAATTCAGCACTGGGTGGCCGACACCGGCGCGCGGGTGTATTTCGTGGAAAGCCGTGCACTGCCAATGGTCGATATTCAGATCAGCTTTGCGGCCGGCAGCGCTTATGATCCGGCCGACCGTGCCGGCCTCGCCGCGCTGACCCGCAGTCTGCTCGAGGCCGGCACCGCCGAACTGGACGAACAGACCATCGCCGAGCGCAGCGCTGACATCGGCGCACAAATCGGCGGCGGCGTCGATCAGGACCGCGCCAGCTTAACGGTGCGCACCCTCTCTTCTGCGGCCGAACGCAACGCCGCGGTCGCATTGGCAGCCGAGCTGCTCGCTGCCCCGACCTTTCCCCAGTCTGTGCTCGAACGCGAACGTGCACGCAGCATCGCCGCGCTGCGCGAAGCACTAACCCAGCCCGCCAGCCTGGCCGAACGCAGTTTCACCGCGGCAATCTTTGGCGATCATCCCTATGGACGCCTAAGCACCGAAGCCTCGCTTTCATCCATCACTCGCGAGGATCTGCTGCGCTTTCATCGGCAGCATTATGTCGCCCGAGGCGCCTCGGTGGCGATCGTCGGCGATGTCTCACGGGCAGAGGCGGCAGTACTGGCCGAACGCTTGACCAAGAATCTGCCCGCAGGCGAACCGGCCGCAGCACTGCCTGCCCCCACCCAGCCCGAGCGCCGCAGCATTCGCATCGACCACCCAGCCGCGCAGGCGCATCTTCTCCTCGGCCTGCCCGGCATGGCGCGCCAAGACCCGGACTACTTTCCTTTGCTGGTGGGCAACTATGTGCTTGGCGGCGGCGGGTTTGTATCGCGCCTGACCCGCGAAGTACGTGAAAAGCGCGGCTACGCCTATAGCGTGTATAGCTATTTTTCGCCTCAGCGCGTGGCCGGCCCGTTCCAGATTGGCCTACAAACCCGTGGTGCCCAAGCGGCCGATGCGCTCGCGGTGGTCGAGCAGACGCTGGCCGAATTCATCGCTGCCGGCCCCACTGCGGAAGAACTGCAGGCCGCGCGCGACAACCTGATCAACGGCTTCGGCTTGCGCCTGGATTCAAACCGCAAAATCCTCGACCATGTGGCAATGATCGGCTTCTACCAACTGCCGCTCGACTGGCTGGACACTTATCCACAGCAGGTCGCCGCGGTCACCGCCGAAGCGGTGCGCGATGCCTTCGCCCGCCGGGTGCGGCCGGAACATCTGGTCACGGTCATTGTCGGCGGTAGCGGCGACACCGAGCGCACCGCAGACATCGGCAGCGCCCAATGA